The DNA region AGCACTAGCGACACGCCCACGGACGCCCCGGCCAGACGGCTGCCGACGAAGACCAACGCTCCCGCGGCCACCAGTTGGAGGAGGTTCAGGGGCAGCAGCAGACCGAGCTGCTGGCGCATGCTGTCGAAGCGCAGCCGGTCACCGAGCAGGAAGATGATCGCACCGAGCGCCACGATGGTCACGAGGTTCAGCGACCGGATGTTGGCCTCGTTGATGAGCGGCAAGGGGCCTTCGGGGCCAATCAGCACGCCGAGGGCCAGGAACACCACGATCTCGGGGACGAACCGCTGGACGACCTTGCTGACGACCAGCGCGATCGCTCCCAGCCCCGCGATGATGATCAGGGGCGTCACGGGCAGGATCCCGTGGCGCTGCGGCTCACGCGGTCAGCTCTGGGCACCGCGCATCGGAACGTGCACGCGGAGTCCCTCGACGTCGATCCCATGGACCGCAATGGTGCCTGAAGGCGGGTACCGTCGAGGGCACCTGGTGCGGCAATGGGGTTCCGACACCCTGAGCGTGACGCATCCGTGATGCGGTCAGTTCCCGGGGAGCAGGGGGATGCCGCCGTCACCCGGGTCCGGCGTGGGGGTCGTCGGGGACGGGGGCGGGGGCGGGGGCGGCGGGGTGAAGGTGGAGGTCGGCTGCGGCGTGGGGGTCGTCGGGGACGGGACCGGGTCGGGGGTGGGCTCCGGGGATGGCGGGGGGCTCTGCATCGGGGGACCGAGGCTGCGCCGTTCGGCTGCGCGGCCGGTGCGCTCGTCCGGCGGCGTCTCGGGGAACTCGGCCGGTTCCACACCCTCGAGCAGCGCTGACGCGGCAGCGGCCCAGATCGGGGCGGCGACGCCGCCGCCGAAGCACGACCGGCTGCAACCCGCCAGCCCGGAGATCGTGCGCGGTGACCGTGGATCCCCGAGGTACACCGCCAACGACAGGTCCGGGGTGTAGCCGGTGAACCACAGCTGCCGCGACTCCTGGCTGGTCCCGGTCTTGCCGGCCTGGGGGCGCCCGATGTCGGCCTGGCGGCCGGTGCCGCCCGACACCACCGCCTGCAGCGCCTCGTTGACCTGGCCGGCGACCGACGGGGCGATGGCGCGGTGACAGCGCCCGAAGTCCTCGTCCTCCAGCTCGTAGCCGAGCTCGGCCATCCGGGCGTCCCAGGCCGCGAGCTGCTCCTCGGTGGGCTGGCGCGGGTCCGGTGGCTCCAGGGGGGCGCCGCCGGGATTGCGGACCTCAAGGACCGTCCGGGCCGGGCACGCGACCCCCATGTTGGCGAACGTGCCGAAGGCCGAGGCCATGTCGAGCGGGGTCACGTCGGCGGTGCCGAGGGCCATGCCGGCGCCGTGGGCGTTCGGGCCCTCGCGCACCAGGTCGGCGCTGCGCATCCCCAGGCGGTGGGCCATCTCGACCATGGACTCCACGCCGAGCTCGTTGCCGATCTGGAAGAAGACGGTGTTGCTGGACGCCGCCGTCGCCCGCAGCAGCGAGCAGCGCCCGCCACAGCCGCTGCCCCGCACGGTGGTGCCGCCGATCGTGATCGACCCCGGCGCCCCGTAGGTGGAGGCGAGGGTCTTGCCGCGTTCCAACACCGCGGCGAGGGGGACCGGCTTGAAGGCCGACCCGGTCTGCTGCCCGAAGTCGTTGCCCATCGCGAGGTCGACCTGGCTCGCCGCGAAGTCGCGGCCGGAGTAGGCCGCGAGGATGTCGCCGGTGGCCGGGTCCAACGCCACCGCACCGATGTCGAGGCCGGGGTCGGCGGGCAGGCGCTCGCGGACCTGCTGGTCCAGCTTGAAGTGCTGCTCCAGGTCCAGCGTGGTGATGATGTGCAGCCCACCGCGGTAGACGAGGTCGGGGCCGTACTCCGCGATCACCTGCTGGCGGACCTGCTCCATGAAGAATGGTGCGGCCGGCTGCTCGGTACGCGGCTGGACGATCTCCATGGGGCTGCTCCTGGCAGCCGCGCCCTCCGCCCGGTCGATGAAGCCGTACTGCACCATGAGGTCGACGACCCGGTCCCGGCGCTGGCGGGCCCGCCCCGGGTTGTTGCGCGGAGAGAAGCGGCTCGGCGCGGTGAGCGTCTGCGCCAACGTCGCGGCCTCGGCGACGGTGAGCTCCGCCGCGGGCTTGTCGAAGTAGGTGAGGGCCGCGGCCTCGGCCCCGTAGGCGCCCGCGCCGAAGTACACGGTGTTCAGGTACTTCTCGAGGATCTCGTCCTTCTCCATGTCCTTCTCGAGCTGGAGCGCGACCACCGCCTCCTGGATCTTGCGGGACCACGTCACCGAGTCGCCCACGTACACGTTCTTCACGTACTGCTGGGTGAGGGTCGAACCGCCCTCGGCGATGCCCCCGGTCTGCAGGTTGCGCCACACCGCCCGCACCACGGAGAACGCGTCGACGCCCTGGTGCTCGTAGAAGCGGTGGTCCTCCGAGGCGATGACCGCCAGCTGCAGCGACTCGGCGATCCCCTCCAGGCCGACGGGGCGGGCCTCGATCTCGGCCGCGAAACGGGTGATGGCCGTCTGGTTGCGGTCGAAGACGGTGGAGGGGCCGAGCAGCTCGCCCTGCGGGTCGGGGATGTCCCAGTCGATGGCCAGCGCCACGACCGCGAACAGCAGGACCATGCCGACGCTGACGGCGCCGAAGACGACCGTCGCCACAACGGCCCGCAAGGTGAATCGGGTCCAGGACACGACCCTGAAGTGTAGGCGCCCGCCGCCTCGGCGACCGCGCCCGGTCGGACAGGACCCGACCGGCGGGTCCTGGACAGCGCCGCCGGCCTACTCGGCCCGCAGCGGCACGTCGTCGTGCAACGTGGCGTCGGGCACCACCGGGAGGGTGAGCGCCGTCTCGCCGGGACCGGTCAGGACGGTTGCCAGCGCCTCCAGGCTGTGGGTTGAGACGTGGTGGGGACTGGAGGTGGCGACGCGCAGCAGGATCTGCTCGCCGGCCGGGATGTGGTGCGCCATGGTGAAGCACTGCGGGTCCAGCTCCATCCGCTCCCCCGGAACCACGAGCGCCGGGGTGCGCACGTCGTGGCGCAGCTGCGGTTGGATGGCGCAGTAGCCCATCGGATGGCGCTCGCCGGCGGCGTCGACGCGGAAGACCCCGGTCACGAGGTTCAGCAGCTGCGAGCTGGTCAGGGACATGGTGAGGCGCAGGCGGGGCAGGCCGGCGACGACGACGTCCTCGCTCAGCGGCGCGGTGAGGAACTCGACCGCGCCCAGGGAGTCCGTGGGGGGGATGGGCGCCGAGGTGAAGGAGGCCGCTCCCGGCCCGTCCGGCACGTCGCCGAGGCTGGCGTCGCGGGCGTCGGGATGCAGCACCAGGGTCGAGGCGGGCGCACGCCAGCGGTGGTCGGTCAGCACCCGGTCGCCGTTCAGGAACACCTCCACGGGGGGGCCGGTCTCGACGTCGCGGTGCTGCAGATGGTGGTCGAACCAGGCGTGCAGCGCGTACTGCCACTGGTCGAACCGGCAGGTGACGTGGGGCTCCTCGCAGGTGGTGTTGCCGTCCGAGCCGTGGTCCCACTGGCCGAGCCACACCTTGTCGCCGGGGCGGTCGAAGCGCTCGCCGAAGAACCACTCCGCCGAGGGGATGCGGGCGGCGTTGTCGTTGACGCCGTGGATCATGAAGACCGGGATGTCCGCGGCGGTGGCGCCCGCCCGGTGGTCGCGCTCGCCGTGCCACGCCTGGTACTGACCGGTCACCTGACCGTGTCCCGCCAGCAGCGCCGAGTTGTTGAACCCGCACAGCGCGAAGGGCAGGTTGTCGCCGAGGAAGTCGTCACCGGTCGGGCCGAACGGGGTGTCGAGACCGGGCGGCAGATGGCGCAGGGTCGCGAGCAGCGGATAGGCGTACATCGGCCCGGCGAGCTGCAGGAACCACGGCACCCCGTGGTGGAACTGGTGGTCGTACATCGACGCGAGCCCCGCCGACGGGGCGATCGTGACCAGGCCACGGGGACGCTGCGC from Egibacteraceae bacterium includes:
- a CDS encoding transglycosylase domain-containing protein, translating into MSWTRFTLRAVVATVVFGAVSVGMVLLFAVVALAIDWDIPDPQGELLGPSTVFDRNQTAITRFAAEIEARPVGLEGIAESLQLAVIASEDHRFYEHQGVDAFSVVRAVWRNLQTGGIAEGGSTLTQQYVKNVYVGDSVTWSRKIQEAVVALQLEKDMEKDEILEKYLNTVYFGAGAYGAEAAALTYFDKPAAELTVAEAATLAQTLTAPSRFSPRNNPGRARQRRDRVVDLMVQYGFIDRAEGAAARSSPMEIVQPRTEQPAAPFFMEQVRQQVIAEYGPDLVYRGGLHIITTLDLEQHFKLDQQVRERLPADPGLDIGAVALDPATGDILAAYSGRDFAASQVDLAMGNDFGQQTGSAFKPVPLAAVLERGKTLASTYGAPGSITIGGTTVRGSGCGGRCSLLRATAASSNTVFFQIGNELGVESMVEMAHRLGMRSADLVREGPNAHGAGMALGTADVTPLDMASAFGTFANMGVACPARTVLEVRNPGGAPLEPPDPRQPTEEQLAAWDARMAELGYELEDEDFGRCHRAIAPSVAGQVNEALQAVVSGGTGRQADIGRPQAGKTGTSQESRQLWFTGYTPDLSLAVYLGDPRSPRTISGLAGCSRSCFGGGVAAPIWAAAASALLEGVEPAEFPETPPDERTGRAAERRSLGPPMQSPPPSPEPTPDPVPSPTTPTPQPTSTFTPPPPPPPPSPTTPTPDPGDGGIPLLPGN
- a CDS encoding CocE/NonD family hydrolase — its product is MEWAADAPWSTGDIGMTGHSYVGSTPSLAAAQRPRGLVTIAPSAGLASMYDHQFHHGVPWFLQLAGPMYAYPLLATLRHLPPGLDTPFGPTGDDFLGDNLPFALCGFNNSALLAGHGQVTGQYQAWHGERDHRAGATAADIPVFMIHGVNDNAARIPSAEWFFGERFDRPGDKVWLGQWDHGSDGNTTCEEPHVTCRFDQWQYALHAWFDHHLQHRDVETGPPVEVFLNGDRVLTDHRWRAPASTLVLHPDARDASLGDVPDGPGAASFTSAPIPPTDSLGAVEFLTAPLSEDVVVAGLPRLRLTMSLTSSQLLNLVTGVFRVDAAGERHPMGYCAIQPQLRHDVRTPALVVPGERMELDPQCFTMAHHIPAGEQILLRVATSSPHHVSTHSLEALATVLTGPGETALTLPVVPDATLHDDVPLRAE